A window of Camelus ferus isolate YT-003-E chromosome 1, BCGSAC_Cfer_1.0, whole genome shotgun sequence genomic DNA:
ggtcgTGCCACCCGGGGGAAACACGGGAGCTGAGCAGGAAGGTCATGGGTGCGGTGTGCACAGCTCTGGCAAGGGGACGATGTCCTTGCAGTCATCCTGGTAGAAAACTCTCTCTGGCCTTCATCAATACCAGAAGCCTTGGCTGGCCGCCAGCCTCCTCTGCTGAGCTGTTGCgccaataaatacttgttggcAGATCAATTAAACCATCTAGGAATGAGGTCTGGAACTAGTTTCCCTGGCTTGAATCAGGTGGACAAGCCCTCCCTGACTGGTAAGCCCGAGATCCTAGGgttccccctcctcacccctcagaAAGTCAACCCTGGGCTCCAACACCTGCTCCTTGGAATCAGTGGGCAGAATGGAGGCAGGGCTGAcccaggcagcaggaggcagggcacaggcGTGGTCATGACCTGGGTTTAAGCACAGCTCTGCCAGCGGCTAGCTGTGCAGCTCCTTTACCTCTCCaagactgtttcctcatctatgagaTGGGGATAATATTGATAACATTGCCTCGAGGTTTACTGTGTGgactaaaaaatacaaaatgagtaaAACATTTGGCCCAGGGCATAGAATATGGGTggtaccacccccccaaaaaacccaccTAATTATTATGACCCCCAAATCAAGGCTGATCCCCTTCCTGTGTCACTCTTGTACTACTGACCACCCAAGAACTCCAAGACAGAAGACAAAGCCATTCTGTCAGCCCTCCTGGATGCCCGCATGtggaaggaggagctggggactGGGGAGTAATTCCGGAAACCAGCCCAGAGCAGATTCCAAAGCCCTGGCCCACTCCAGGGGCGACCCTCCCAGCAGTTGGGACATTTTCAGTGACATTCTGTCGTTAGTGAACAAAGCATGCCTGATTCACGGCCACCGCTGGGACTGTCTTTATGCAACTAGCTTTTCAGAACACCCCACGGAGTTCTGTGCTTAGCCAACAGCTCTGAGGGCTGGAGGTGAAGCCGGTGGGAGGGATAGCATCTCGGCTTCCCTCAAACTCACCGTCGAAGTCGAGGGTCCAGTCCTTTGCTGAGTGGCCACCCAGCCGGGTGGAGCAGCCtctcctgttccttctctttctacCTCGGCAGTAAACATCTCCACAGGGGGCCCACTGGGCCAGTCTGCCTCAGTTTGGATCCCTGTTCCTccagttactagctgtgtgaccttgaacaactTTCTCATGagctctctgtgcttcaatttcttcattggAAAATGAAGATAACATAGGTGTTAGTCAGAGAGTttttacaaggattaaatgaactaaaatttGTGAAGTGCTCAGAATTGAACCCAGCACAGACAAGCACAAGGTTAGTGTTACGTACTGGTGGTGGTGTTACTGTTGTTATGATTTGGGCCCCGGATCCCGGACCCCGGACCCCGCCATCGGAGCCAGCCTGCCTGTTTGCCCGGCCTCGGTGCTGAGCTTCTCAGCTCACTCAGATGGCAGAGCCCCTGGGTGGCCTACAGCTCTTTACAGCAAAGCCGCAGAGAGGTTACGCTCTCTCACTCCATGGTGTAGCTGAAGAACGCAATTATAGTAGGAAAATGCACTTCCAGAAGCTCTTTTCCTTCACAAAAACATGCTTCAGAGTTAAATGCAGCTAGCCCTTTCTAAGTCTTGCTTTTACagtcagaaaaattcaaatactgAGAAAGTGATATCCATTAACTTCTTTCCTTCATATTTGAGGAGAAGCTTCAGGCCACTCTTGTTTTGATCCATGGGTGAATCCCAGGACCTGGCCGAGCTCCCCAAGTTAATCAAAGCAGTGAGCACCAGTTACTGTGTGTGGGTCTGCTCTGTGCTGGCGAGCTTTATCATGCCCGTTTTACAGAGGAGAATACTGAGATCCAGAGAGAGGAGGTAATCATTGTCCGTGGCCTCCTGGTGAGTACAGGGGCCAGACTCTACCTGTCTGTTCTCTCCCCCAGGATCTCGCGGGGAAGCAACCCCAGAGAGTGGCCCCACCTTTCTGCTCCAGGGTCTGTCTGTATGTAATCTTGGTTCCCTATGCCCCTAGGGATGGGGGATGAATGTGGGAACCTGCCTTCATGTCCACAACCAATGTTGGCTCAGAATTCTTCTCGTGCACAGAACTCCACCTTGGGTCACTCTCCCTGCGCAGGGACTCCCTAGGGCCAAACTCTTCCTGGTGTCCAAGGATCCACTGGACTTCAGCCCAGATCACCAGCTACAGGCATCAGGCATCACCCAGTCCCTTCCTAACCAGCTCAGGTCAGACTCCACTGCAGCCTGTCTTTTGGCCCACTCTGTAGTCAGAACTTGTACCACTGACCATAGGCCTTTCAAAGCCCAGAAAAGCCCTTTCTGCAATCACACCCTGTCCAAGATAGAGAACGCTACTCCTATCTGGAGAAGGGGCCAGCACCACAGCACTCAAGCTGATCCAGTCACCAATGGGAGATGCCACAGGCTTGCATCACATGACATCCTGGCCCTCCCTTGCCTCCTGGATGGGCATTCTATCTTTGGCCAAACTGAAAAGATCACTGCCAACTAGGGGAGGATGGAACGTTCCAAGTTTGTCTCATCAAGCTTCTCCAGCCACCTGAAGGGCCCAAGAGCTCAAAGTTCTCTCAACACGACTGTCCTTTCCCAGCCAGCCTCTACCCTCAGCAGTACACAGAACAGAACACCATGGCTTGACTTCTCTTGATCCCAACACGTGTAGGGGAGCCACTGGCTGCAACCTTGTTAGCACCTTAGCCTTGTACCCAGAAACCAAGCAACAGATAATACCCAAGTGTGAATCAATACCCAAGAGTAAGCCCACCTTGGGGACCTAACTATTGGCTCAGGTAGTTCCACTGGGCATCACTGTCAGCCTTTATCCCAGCTACCATATTATTGGTGCCACCACACAAGATCTCACAGCGATGAAAGGGACCCAAcactgccccattttacaggtgagtaaaACAAGTCCTAAGGTGTTAGAGTGATTcaccaaagacaaaaaaaaaaaaaaaaaaaaaaaaaaaaccactgaggATTGGGGATGCAGTGGGAAATGAGGCACATTAGACCCCAGATCACTGAAGTGATCAATTCTGGCAAGTAGATTTTccaattccattttaaaagagTGTTTATTGTTGCTGTTGGATTTCTCAGCACTGGGGTTTGCCTGTTCACCATGTCTATAAGGGTCCCCAACATTCTCCACAAGGCCATTCTCCACTGGAGTGACCAAACTAGCCTGTCTCAGGACAcactcattttctctttatttaactAGTTaatcagagaaaacagaacaacGTTTTGCCATCTTAGTCCAACAACCATGGAAATCACATATGAGCAAGAATGCCACCATTTATACCACAGAGCGGAGCATACCAGGCACTCTCTGGTGGGCCTGTCACCCTTGAAAATGGTCAACCCATCCTAGATCAAGTCAAGGTCAATTTTACTTGAGTAAAATCTTGTTCCTGACCTCTTTTCTGGAGTGTCATTCTCAGTCCCTCAGCTAAAGGGCTGAGCATGGGAAGAGTGGGCTTTGGTGGCTGAAAGACCTGGGAAGGCCTGGGATCTGGTTCTTTGTAGCTCTGCTCTTCAGGTGTCTCTTCTGTGAAGGGGGGCAACTATAtctcttatttaaaatgaataagctGGAATTCTGGCTGTAAGCGCCACCTCTGGGAGCTTCATCAGGAGCATGGCAGGAAGTCTGGATGACGTGTGTGCAAGGCCATAAGTGCCCAACTCCAGGCCCTGCTCAGCTGGGATTCAACATAGGACAGGCAACCACATGCACCGCTGTCAGGCCACCCTGCCTCCCTGAGTGACTGCCTCCTAAAACCAATAACCATTTTTGTGACTATGATTTTTAAGCTATCTCACAGGctgattatatatattaaatgagaAGAGGACTTACAGTTGTCAGGAGTCAAACCCAGCAGCCTGTGGCCTTAACTGCAACTTGCAGGGGTGTTTTGTTTGCCCACACAGTGTCTTTAACAGCTGccaactttaaaaattggaatagTTCATACAAAAATATAGATTTCTGGGACCTCCTGAAAGAAATCAGATTCCGCAACTTGTGGCTCTCATTTCCATGAGGCAATAATCAGCTAGATGCCCCCTTCAATAGACAGCTCACCAGGAAGGCCTAAATTTCAGTGTTCAGCCCCTTcatacagtaggtgttcaataaatgctagttgtTAACATCATTGCTTATTATTTATCAGTAACTCAAGTGCAGGGGCTGTGTCTTCTTACTTGTCACTCTCCTCCTGCGGTGAACTTGAAGCCCAGCACACAGGAGACATCATTTTGCACAACCCTTGCACAGACTGAAAGGTTCACAATTAGCATCAATACCCAAATCACGTATTAGGTGCCAGTTCTAAGCACTGCCCTAAGCATCTCACATAtattattatcttatttgatttctcacaacaaccctgagcTAGATTACCATCATGGTGCTGCTTttgcagacaagaaaactgaggtacagtcCAAGATCCGCTAAGCCAGCAAAGGAAAGTCAAGAGCCAAGCACAGGAGCCTGGCCTTAGAGTCCATGTCCTAACCACGACTCCATCCCACAGGATTATCCCAACTGCTGATGGAGAATGGGGCCTCCTCACCTGCTTCCCTGCACTTCCCTCCCGAGCTCCGCCAAGGACAGGCAGCCTCTGGACCCCCCTGCCCACCGCCCCCTCCCTCAGTAAGCTGCACTTACGGTCAAGGCCATTGATGTAGCGCATGGTGACTTCGCAGTGGCCCCACACGGCACTCACCACCGGGTACAGCTTCTTGCCCTTGAGGCCACGGAAGGCCACGCCCAGGTACTGGCCATCCACGACGAAGCTGAGCGTGCCCTCGTCCATGTCCAGCACCACGAGCAGCGAGTCAGGCAGCGCGAAGGCCTCCTCGGGCCCCAGGAAGGCCGGGTAGGCCACTCCGGGCCGGTTCTTGCCGTCGTGGTAGAGGCGGCTGCggcccaggtcccagccccaCGACTCAGCATCGCTGCCCACCAGCGCCGTGTAGCCCACCGAGTGCAGCGGGGCGCGCGCCGTGGCCACGCCCACCACGGCGTGCGTGCCCCGCTGCCGCGCCGGCCAGTGGATCTGCCAGGCGTGCAGGCCGCGGGCGTGGCCCACCTTGCCGCGGATGCCGTCGGTACTCTGCGCCACCGGGTGCCGGTGGAAGGTGAGCCGGTCGTCATCCTTGACGAAGACGTTGAGCGAGCGGTCCTCGGGGTTCCACGCGTGCCGCAGCTGCACCGCCAGCCCCGCCGCCGGCATGTCCAGCAGCTGGTCCAGCCGCGCCGGCCGCCCGGGCTCGGCTCCCCGCAGCTCGCGCTTGGCCGGCCGCAGCGCCGGCTCTCTCACCTCCACCGACTTGAGGCTCCCCGAGAGCTTCTGGCCCATGGCTCACTGCCGGGACGGGGCCAATGCGGGCCACCGCTACCTCGTGGGAGCTTCCACTCCCCGCAGCCAGGGATGGGCCACGGGGCTGGAAACCAGGCTTCGAGACCGTACACGTCCACAGCCTCGacggggctggagcaggggcccAAGCTCCTGGAAGGAAGCAAAGGACACGGGTTATAACAGCAGCCTCGACAAGCACTTAGCCTTGGCTGGGCCCTTGGcattcattaataataataattaatgagTAGAATGATATCTAGCACATATCTAGTACTTGccgtatgccaggcactgttctaaacagtTTACATTTAtaagctcatttaatcctcacgagACCTCACTATAAGACATTCATTATTAAtcccatttatagatgaggaaaataaagaagcagagaggagataGGTAATTAACCAAAGTCCCACAGTTAATAAGGAGCTGAGCCAAGATTTACACTGAGGCcatctggcttcagagtctgtgTTCGGCTCTTAGAGCAATCACAGGcaattttattttagcaataaGGACTGAGCCCAGAGAAatggtgacttgctcaagatcacagaaCCTGGAGAACCCCAGTGCATTTGGTCCCAAGAAAGGCGCAAGCCCTTTGCCAAGGTTGGGGGGACATAGTGCCCTTGACACGGGGCTGAAGACATATAGGGTGTTTCCCATccctggctgccctggggagcTTAAATATCATCTAAAGTGCATCCAAGCttgagaagccagacacagagcaAGGATCCACCAAGGCCACTCAAGGCAACTAtctgaggatggggtggggtctTCATGGGAAGGTGAACTGGAGGCGGGTGATAAGGGAGTTGGTgtccaggctctggagtcagagagaaCTAGGTCCCAATCCCTCTCTCCATCGCTTAGCTTTGCGTCCATAGGAAAGTCTCTTAGCCTCTCTAAgattccagtttcctcatctgtaaaatggggataaaatgcTCCCTCCCAGTGGTGTAGGAATCTGAGAGATAGTATCAAGGGCCAAGCCTGAGACTCTGCGGGCAGGCTTTCCTCTTTGGTTCTATCTTCTGGGCATCCTGCATGTACCCACTTCCCTTTGGATGGGCAAGGTCTTTCTTTGGGCATATAAACACCATTAATAGCACTGACCCTGGACGACCTCCTCTGAGACAAGATCCTGGTTTTCAGGAAGGAGGACTTGGCCACTATCACTAAAAGGCCAGCCAGAACTCAGGATGCTTGGGCTGTTTGGATGGGCCCCGGGtgtggggagagatggagagctGAGGCCTGCAGCCCATCCAGAGCAGAGGCATGtcgcctcccctccctgctctgaatAGCTTCCCCTGAGACAGACCAGGAGACAGGTGTTTTTCATGCCCTGCTCTGCCTGGCCATGACCTCCCACCCTAACTCCCAGCCAAAGTGCCATATAGTGCAGGCAGCTATATTGTGCATTGCTTTTTTTAACCCTCTGATTTTATTCTCAactccccttttcttttcttttctttctattgtcaGACCCCCGGTTCAGCTCATGCCGACCCTATCCAGAGGGCTCTGGATAATGTTTAATCTAAGGGAATACCAGAACACACAAAAATTTGCAACACTAGACAGTTCTAAGATACCAGAATAGTTACTCCTTTCCCTATCCAAAATCACCCAAAATAAAcgagaaaagagaaacaggaatgCAAATCCTATCTTCAGCAAAACTGTAACACATTCGTAATCCAAACCACAACTTATAAGGAAAGGCTGCCAAAAAAAATGGCAGACGACTGCCAAAAGCAGTGAACATCAAGCGAGGTGTGAGAAAACACCTACAGAAGACACCTGTGGCTGCAAAGCTCAGAAAGAGATAGCAGAGCCAGGCAGTAACTGGCATTCCCTGAAGGAGAAAGCAACAACAACGGTTCCTAATCAGGAACAATGAGAACAGGTCTAGCACTGGGACCTGCTGCCTCTGACTCTGTGAagacaggggagggcagggctaacagagaaaactgcaggtccGCCATCTTCACAGGAAGCAGTGTGCAGGTGAGGCAGCATGGGAGGAGGG
This region includes:
- the SPSB4 gene encoding SPRY domain-containing SOCS box protein 4, translated to MGQKLSGSLKSVEVREPALRPAKRELRGAEPGRPARLDQLLDMPAAGLAVQLRHAWNPEDRSLNVFVKDDDRLTFHRHPVAQSTDGIRGKVGHARGLHAWQIHWPARQRGTHAVVGVATARAPLHSVGYTALVGSDAESWGWDLGRSRLYHDGKNRPGVAYPAFLGPEEAFALPDSLLVVLDMDEGTLSFVVDGQYLGVAFRGLKGKKLYPVVSAVWGHCEVTMRYINGLDPEPLPLMDLCRRSIRLALGRQRLGDIGSLPLPQSLKNYLQYQ